The Lujinxingia vulgaris genome includes a region encoding these proteins:
- the typA gene encoding translational GTPase TypA, producing the protein MTNIRNIAIVAHVDHGKTTLIDELLKQSNTIAGHRELAERAMDSNDLEKERGITIVAKCTAIDWEDYRINIIDTPGHADFGGEVERVLKLVDSVLLLVDAFEGPMPQTKFVLRKSLELGLKPVVVINKIDRPNARPDAVLDMVFDLFGDLEANDEQLDFPVVYASGLAGFAKKELEDESTDMRPLLEAIIEHVAPPKDDPEGPLQMQIATLKYDEYVGRVAIGRVFSGKMRIGDRVVRCQRGGEQVSARITKLFGFKGLDRVDREEVSAGDIVAVAGLEGILPGETICAPDAVNPLPMIAIDEPTVSMVLMINNSPFAGLEGKFLTSRQIRERLDRELEQNVALKVEPTENNDAFIVSGRGELHLSILIETMRREGFELQVSQPRVIYREDENGKKLEPIEEVIVETEQDYAGTVIQKLSERKGELVRLDVNSDNTQRLEFRVPSRGLFGYRSEFLTDTRGTGIMYTNFAGYEPFRGELLSSRNGVLIALERGDTTAYALFNLQDRGTLFVGAGEAVYEGQIIGLHSRDNDLVVNPNKKKQLSNMRSSGSDDALILSPHVSMTLEKAIEFIEADEYVEITPSSIRLRKAELNHSLRKRK; encoded by the coding sequence ATGACCAATATTCGAAACATCGCCATCGTCGCGCACGTCGACCACGGCAAGACCACCCTCATCGACGAGCTTCTCAAGCAAAGCAACACCATCGCCGGCCACCGAGAGTTGGCCGAGCGCGCGATGGACTCCAACGACCTGGAAAAAGAACGAGGCATTACCATCGTGGCCAAGTGCACGGCCATCGACTGGGAAGACTACCGCATCAACATCATCGACACCCCGGGCCACGCCGACTTCGGTGGCGAGGTTGAGCGCGTGCTCAAGCTCGTCGACTCGGTGCTGCTGCTCGTCGATGCGTTTGAGGGCCCGATGCCCCAGACGAAGTTCGTGCTGCGCAAGTCCCTGGAGCTGGGGCTCAAGCCTGTGGTGGTCATCAACAAGATTGACCGTCCCAACGCGCGCCCCGACGCGGTGCTCGATATGGTTTTCGATCTCTTCGGCGATCTGGAAGCCAACGACGAGCAGCTCGACTTCCCGGTGGTCTACGCATCGGGCCTTGCCGGTTTTGCCAAGAAAGAGCTCGAGGACGAGTCGACCGACATGCGACCGCTTCTCGAAGCGATCATTGAGCATGTGGCGCCGCCCAAGGATGATCCGGAAGGGCCGCTGCAGATGCAGATCGCCACGCTGAAGTACGACGAGTACGTCGGGCGCGTGGCCATCGGTCGCGTCTTCAGCGGGAAGATGCGCATTGGTGACCGCGTCGTGCGTTGCCAGCGTGGTGGTGAGCAGGTCAGCGCTCGCATCACCAAGCTCTTTGGCTTCAAGGGGCTCGACCGCGTCGATCGCGAAGAAGTCAGCGCGGGCGACATCGTGGCGGTGGCCGGCCTGGAAGGGATTCTGCCCGGTGAGACGATCTGCGCGCCGGACGCCGTCAACCCGCTTCCCATGATCGCCATCGATGAGCCCACCGTCTCGATGGTGCTCATGATCAACAACTCGCCCTTTGCCGGTCTGGAGGGCAAGTTTTTGACCAGCCGCCAGATTCGCGAGCGTCTGGATCGTGAGCTTGAGCAGAATGTGGCGCTCAAGGTTGAGCCGACCGAGAATAACGATGCGTTTATCGTCTCGGGTCGCGGTGAGCTTCACCTCTCGATTCTCATTGAAACGATGCGCCGCGAGGGCTTTGAGCTTCAGGTCTCGCAGCCGCGGGTCATCTACCGCGAAGATGAGAATGGCAAGAAGCTCGAGCCGATCGAAGAGGTGATCGTTGAGACCGAGCAGGACTACGCCGGCACCGTCATTCAGAAGCTCAGTGAGCGTAAGGGCGAGTTGGTGCGCCTGGATGTGAACAGCGACAACACCCAACGTCTGGAGTTCCGCGTGCCTTCGCGTGGCCTCTTTGGCTACCGCTCCGAGTTTCTCACCGATACGCGCGGCACCGGCATCATGTACACCAACTTCGCCGGGTATGAGCCCTTCCGCGGTGAGCTGTTGAGCTCGCGTAACGGCGTGCTCATCGCGCTGGAGCGTGGTGACACCACGGCCTACGCGCTCTTCAACCTGCAAGACCGCGGCACGCTCTTCGTGGGCGCCGGTGAGGCGGTCTACGAAGGTCAGATCATCGGTCTGCATAGCCGCGATAATGACCTTGTTGTGAACCCGAACAAAAAGAAGCAGCTCTCCAACATGCGTTCCTCCGGCAGTGATGATGCGCTGATTCTCTCGCCGCACGTGTCGATGACGCTGGAGAAGGCGATCGAGTTCATCGAGGCCGACGAGTACGTCGAGATCACCCCGAGCTCGATTCGTTTGCGTAAGGCGGAGCTCAACCACAGCCTGCGCAAGCGTAAGTAA
- a CDS encoding sulfite exporter TauE/SafE family protein translates to MELSLEMWPLVMLAGLAAGLINTLAGSGSLVVLPMLLALGLDAGEANGTNRVGVMVQTVVGIVTLARAGKVELRGNRWILAATSIGALAGAALAVRVPPEALELVIGWVMLAMLVVLLVRPQSWMRQGGDASRGGFTPARALLLVAVGAWGGFLQAGVGVLLLMAMVMALGKDVARANALKLVTVSVFTLASLPIFIAQGQVNWVVGFVVALGQGAGGWLGARMMVRWPHAGRWVRWVLIVVVSVSAFEILIGSARAWRWISAWF, encoded by the coding sequence ATGGAGCTAAGCCTGGAGATGTGGCCGCTTGTGATGTTGGCCGGGCTTGCGGCCGGGCTCATCAACACGCTGGCCGGCAGCGGCTCGCTGGTGGTCTTGCCGATGTTGCTCGCGCTGGGCCTGGATGCGGGGGAGGCCAACGGCACCAACCGGGTGGGCGTGATGGTGCAGACGGTGGTGGGCATCGTGACGCTGGCGCGCGCCGGAAAGGTGGAGCTGCGCGGCAACCGCTGGATCCTGGCAGCCACCAGCATCGGCGCGCTCGCGGGTGCAGCGCTGGCGGTGCGGGTGCCCCCCGAGGCGCTGGAGCTTGTGATCGGCTGGGTGATGCTGGCGATGCTCGTGGTGTTGCTGGTCCGGCCTCAGAGCTGGATGCGCCAGGGAGGCGACGCGAGCCGAGGCGGTTTTACGCCGGCGCGCGCGCTGCTGCTGGTCGCGGTGGGGGCCTGGGGAGGTTTTTTGCAGGCGGGCGTGGGCGTGCTGCTCTTGATGGCGATGGTGATGGCGCTGGGTAAAGACGTGGCGCGCGCTAACGCGCTCAAGCTGGTGACGGTGAGCGTCTTTACGTTGGCCTCATTGCCGATCTTCATCGCCCAGGGGCAGGTCAACTGGGTGGTGGGCTTTGTGGTGGCGCTGGGCCAGGGCGCCGGCGGTTGGCTGGGCGCGAGGATGATGGTGCGCTGGCCTCATGCCGGCCGGTGGGTGCGCTGGGTGCTGATCGTCGTGGTGAGCGTGTCAGCTTTTGAGATATTGATTGGCAGCGCGCGCGCCTGGCGCTGGATCAGCGCGTGGTTTTGA
- a CDS encoding transglutaminase TgpA family protein yields MTPFVQRLERLHEIFLYISLALAFLAVVFGGATGAVMLAVFPLTALAAPVVRHLIPGLIRQNWLWNTLILTVLALTVAEYLTNPLADVIALGIRFVLVLILIKLISRRGPRDELQLHALSLLTFAAASAANEGLSFGLLFGAYILSGTFTMALFHLKSESERRPLLRVPRKSPFDRFYVSVLAAISLAIFASSLLIFFTFPRVGLGLFVTQSRESLSVAGFSEDVELGSHGVLRSNPQVVMRVEFPEAERPSDAGSMRWRAMTFDSYDGRRWSRTRGNSERPATYSRNARYDLGFLRPPALDQLLVDETPRQVQIYLEPLGTNILPTLWPPASIELGLGEVAQLIGTRAANLTRDHYGDLRHTMDSELGLTYSLRFYDAPPPTALQRTEGRVLNERLGELYTQLPENFDRRIGALAGELTSESDDPYSSAQAIAGYFAREFTYTTDLPEVDPDQPIASFLFDTRAGHCEYFATAAALMLRSQGIPTRLVNGFLGGTWNDVGDYLTVRQGDAHAWIEVFVPDLGWVPVEATPAIESGFGQRSALMRLGSDAYDAMRQAWFKWVLEYDIQAQIAVLRRVARVVAPKGAPSERESPGEDEKEQETIPLKDAVFGMGWLALIAASGWRGASGVARSPTRRALGISLWMGAGALWVSWFLGWSIEHALLGVFSVGGAFTVALMLVNRPQKMAHYEVSRIFEKIARAGARRGLERRDDEGPQRYLERVAASLDAESRAHVEAFKRRYLSVRFGGGPYGPVQARELRRHARQVVSALRRTAP; encoded by the coding sequence ATGACGCCCTTTGTGCAGCGACTTGAGCGCCTCCACGAGATCTTTCTCTACATTTCGCTGGCGCTGGCCTTTCTGGCGGTGGTCTTCGGCGGCGCCACCGGCGCGGTGATGCTCGCGGTCTTTCCACTGACCGCGCTGGCCGCGCCGGTGGTGCGTCACCTGATCCCGGGGCTGATTCGCCAGAACTGGCTCTGGAACACCCTCATCCTCACCGTCCTGGCGCTCACCGTCGCCGAATACCTGACCAATCCTCTGGCCGATGTGATAGCGCTGGGCATCCGCTTTGTGCTGGTGCTCATCCTCATCAAACTCATCAGCCGGCGAGGCCCCCGCGATGAACTTCAACTTCACGCGCTCAGCCTGCTGACCTTTGCCGCGGCCAGCGCGGCCAATGAGGGCTTAAGTTTTGGCCTGCTCTTTGGGGCCTACATCCTCTCGGGCACCTTCACCATGGCGCTCTTTCACCTGAAGAGTGAGAGCGAGCGACGCCCTCTGCTGCGCGTGCCTCGAAAGTCCCCCTTCGATCGTTTCTACGTGTCGGTGCTGGCCGCGATCAGCCTGGCGATCTTTGCCTCCTCGCTGCTGATCTTTTTTACCTTCCCGCGGGTGGGGCTTGGGCTTTTTGTGACGCAATCGCGCGAGAGCCTCTCAGTGGCCGGCTTCTCGGAGGATGTCGAGTTGGGGAGCCACGGCGTGCTGCGCTCCAACCCCCAGGTGGTGATGCGCGTGGAGTTCCCCGAGGCCGAGCGCCCCTCCGACGCCGGGTCGATGCGCTGGCGAGCGATGACCTTTGATAGCTACGACGGTCGCCGCTGGAGCCGGACCCGGGGCAACAGCGAGCGGCCCGCCACGTACAGCCGCAATGCGCGCTACGATCTGGGCTTTCTGCGCCCGCCTGCGCTCGATCAGCTTCTGGTCGATGAGACACCCCGTCAGGTGCAGATCTACCTGGAGCCTCTGGGCACCAACATCCTGCCCACGCTCTGGCCGCCGGCCTCCATTGAGCTGGGCCTTGGCGAGGTGGCGCAGCTCATCGGCACGCGCGCGGCCAACCTCACCCGGGATCATTACGGCGATCTTCGTCACACGATGGACTCCGAGTTGGGGCTGACCTACTCGCTGCGTTTCTACGACGCGCCGCCGCCCACCGCCCTGCAACGCACCGAAGGCCGCGTGCTCAACGAGCGTCTTGGCGAGTTGTACACGCAGCTCCCCGAGAACTTCGACCGGCGCATCGGCGCGCTGGCCGGCGAACTCACCTCCGAAAGCGATGATCCCTACAGCAGCGCGCAGGCCATCGCCGGATACTTCGCGCGCGAGTTCACCTACACCACCGATCTTCCCGAGGTGGACCCCGACCAGCCCATCGCTTCCTTTCTTTTTGATACCCGGGCCGGCCACTGCGAGTACTTCGCCACCGCCGCAGCGCTGATGTTGCGCTCCCAGGGCATTCCCACTCGTCTGGTCAACGGTTTTTTGGGCGGGACCTGGAACGACGTCGGCGACTACCTCACCGTGCGCCAGGGCGACGCTCACGCCTGGATTGAGGTCTTCGTGCCCGACCTCGGGTGGGTGCCCGTGGAGGCAACCCCGGCGATTGAGAGCGGCTTCGGCCAGCGCTCGGCGCTGATGCGTCTGGGCTCCGATGCCTACGACGCGATGCGCCAGGCCTGGTTCAAATGGGTGCTGGAGTATGACATTCAGGCGCAGATCGCCGTGCTGCGTCGCGTGGCCCGGGTGGTCGCGCCGAAAGGCGCCCCTTCAGAGCGAGAGTCCCCTGGCGAGGACGAAAAGGAGCAGGAGACCATCCCGCTCAAAGACGCCGTCTTTGGCATGGGGTGGCTCGCGCTGATCGCCGCCTCCGGCTGGCGAGGTGCCTCCGGTGTGGCGCGCAGCCCGACACGCCGCGCGCTGGGCATCTCGTTATGGATGGGCGCCGGAGCCCTCTGGGTGAGCTGGTTTCTGGGCTGGTCGATTGAGCACGCCCTGCTGGGCGTCTTCAGCGTGGGCGGGGCTTTCACGGTGGCGTTGATGCTGGTGAATCGACCTCAAAAGATGGCTCATTATGAGGTCAGTCGTATCTTCGAGAAGATCGCGCGGGCCGGGGCCCGCAGGGGCCTGGAGCGTCGCGACGACGAGGGCCCGCAACGCTACCTGGAGCGCGTCGCAGCGAGCCTCGACGCCGAGAGTCGCGCGCATGTGGAGGCGTTTAAACGGCGCTACCTCAGTGTGCGCTTTGGTGGCGGCCCCTATGGGCCGGTGCAGGCGCGTGAGCTGCGCCGCCACGCCCGTCAGGTGGTCAGCGCCCTGCGTCGCACCGCGCCCTGA
- a CDS encoding AAA family ATPase gives MSADALPPQSTEVMSPEAASRIANDLVENVSSVFRGKEQAVRWTVASAIARGHVLLEDVPGVGKTTLALALARSLGLSFQRVQFTSDLLPGDIVGVSVFSQSRETFTFRPGPIFNGLVLADEINRTTPRTQSALLEAMSEGRVSVDDQTYELPDPFLVIATQNPLDHHGTYPLPESQLDRFMMRLSIGYPRRDVERAIIMERGMVEPVQALEAVCSSDELRAVQEMASRVRVEESLVNYVLEVVERTRAHDQIRVGVSTRGVLAMMRGVRAVALMEGRTFAVPDDARELFVPTLAHRLSMASGGQDRGRSEALIESIVASVPVPT, from the coding sequence ATGAGCGCAGACGCTTTACCCCCGCAGTCGACCGAGGTGATGAGCCCGGAGGCGGCATCGCGCATCGCCAATGATCTGGTTGAGAACGTCTCCAGCGTCTTCCGGGGCAAGGAGCAGGCGGTGCGCTGGACGGTGGCCAGCGCGATCGCGCGCGGCCACGTGCTGCTCGAAGACGTCCCGGGGGTTGGCAAGACAACCCTGGCTCTGGCGCTCGCCAGGAGCCTTGGCTTGAGTTTTCAACGTGTGCAGTTCACGAGCGACCTCTTGCCCGGTGATATCGTCGGAGTCTCGGTCTTCTCGCAGTCGCGCGAGACTTTCACCTTTCGTCCCGGGCCGATCTTCAACGGCCTTGTACTCGCCGACGAGATCAACCGCACCACGCCGCGCACCCAGTCGGCCCTGCTCGAAGCGATGAGTGAGGGGCGGGTGAGCGTCGACGACCAGACCTACGAATTGCCCGATCCCTTTCTTGTCATCGCCACCCAGAACCCTCTGGATCACCACGGCACCTACCCGCTGCCGGAGAGCCAGCTCGACCGCTTTATGATGCGCCTCTCCATCGGTTATCCGCGCCGGGATGTGGAGCGTGCCATCATCATGGAGCGGGGCATGGTCGAGCCGGTGCAGGCGCTGGAGGCGGTGTGCAGCAGTGATGAGCTGCGCGCGGTACAGGAGATGGCCTCGCGGGTGCGCGTCGAGGAGAGCCTTGTGAACTATGTGCTGGAGGTCGTCGAGCGCACCCGCGCCCATGATCAAATTCGCGTCGGCGTGAGCACCCGCGGGGTGCTGGCGATGATGCGCGGGGTGCGCGCTGTGGCGCTGATGGAGGGACGCACCTTTGCCGTACCCGACGATGCCCGTGAGCTCTTTGTGCCGACGCTGGCCCACCGCTTGAGCATGGCGTCTGGCGGGCAGGACCGCGGGCGCAGCGAGGCGCTCATCGAGTCGATCGTCGCGTCTGTGCCGGTGCCCACGTAA
- a CDS encoding DUF58 domain-containing protein translates to MAHLMRNATDLPAQTSPGSRRDWLRPPRHLALTTPGKFFLLMTLAIGFGAINTGNNLLFLLLGMMLSLIVASGLLSEAVLRTLRVRRELPVRIFANEPAAGRFILENKGRWPSLSVEVAEHSPHVVAGPQRGRSLAAPRHSWWKFWRTQTSDEERPLAAAYCLRADAAQQTALATHYELPARGAYLLPGVQISTRFPFGFFEKSRELDQAQRVIVYPRSRPTSTRIAEIHQHLGDMSQSRAGRGDDFFGLRDYRDGEDQRAIHWKSTARRAAPVVRELESNDRRDVRIVLDNRATSGVPTPGERQTFERGIEHIAGLIEALVASGYRAELVCAHLPGADEADAPAHNLDTMLTRLALVELLPASAGQPQPPSSATGGSSPALVRIGFTAAHAPEGAVSLAFDDLIAADISQQERA, encoded by the coding sequence ATGGCCCACCTTATGCGCAACGCCACCGACCTCCCCGCCCAAACCTCGCCAGGATCCCGACGCGACTGGCTACGCCCGCCGCGCCACCTGGCGCTGACCACCCCGGGCAAGTTCTTTCTGTTAATGACTCTCGCCATCGGCTTTGGCGCCATCAACACCGGCAACAATCTGCTCTTTCTGCTGCTGGGGATGATGCTCTCGTTGATCGTGGCCAGCGGTCTGCTCAGTGAGGCGGTCCTGCGCACGCTACGCGTCAGGCGGGAGTTGCCCGTGCGCATCTTCGCCAACGAGCCGGCCGCCGGTCGCTTCATTCTGGAGAACAAGGGGCGGTGGCCCTCGTTGAGCGTGGAGGTCGCCGAGCATAGCCCGCATGTCGTCGCCGGCCCCCAGCGCGGGCGCTCACTGGCGGCTCCCAGGCACTCCTGGTGGAAGTTCTGGCGCACCCAGACCAGCGATGAGGAGCGTCCCCTGGCGGCAGCCTACTGCCTGCGCGCCGACGCCGCCCAGCAGACCGCGCTGGCCACCCACTACGAGCTCCCCGCTCGGGGAGCCTACCTGCTCCCGGGCGTGCAGATCTCGACGCGCTTTCCTTTCGGCTTCTTCGAAAAATCCCGCGAGCTCGACCAGGCCCAGCGCGTCATCGTCTACCCGCGCAGCCGCCCGACCTCCACCCGGATCGCCGAGATCCATCAGCATCTGGGCGATATGTCGCAGAGCCGCGCCGGACGCGGCGACGACTTCTTCGGCCTGCGCGACTACCGCGACGGTGAAGATCAGCGCGCCATCCACTGGAAGTCCACCGCCCGGCGCGCCGCCCCGGTGGTGCGCGAGCTGGAGTCCAACGACCGACGAGATGTGCGCATCGTGCTCGACAACCGCGCAACATCCGGGGTGCCCACCCCGGGTGAGCGGCAGACGTTTGAGCGGGGCATCGAACACATCGCCGGCCTTATTGAGGCATTGGTCGCGTCGGGTTACCGCGCGGAACTTGTCTGCGCCCATCTTCCCGGCGCCGACGAGGCCGACGCTCCGGCCCACAATCTCGACACCATGCTCACTCGCCTGGCGCTGGTGGAGCTTTTGCCCGCCTCAGCCGGGCAACCTCAGCCTCCATCGTCAGCCACCGGCGGCTCGTCCCCCGCACTTGTGCGCATCGGGTTCACCGCCGCGCACGCACCCGAGGGCGCTGTCTCACTGGCCTTCGATGATCTGATCGCTGCCGACATCTCCCAGCAGGAGCGCGCATGA
- a CDS encoding penicillin-binding protein 1A yields MARSRRSSKRSKSRRSGGSRLAGLFKWMMILVILAGLAGVAGLAGIFYYFGRDLPEILKREDYNPPQVSQVFAADGELIAEFHKPGERRTLVPLDRIPPVVQNAFMAAEDAEFMTHSGVDYVGLVRAVYYALRYDQGMRGTSTITQQTIKNLMLTPERAYERKIKEMILARELEKNLTKEDILYLYLNTIYLGHGTHGVEEASQHYFGKSVSDLNVQEAALLAGLTSGPEANTPFRNMEGAMARRAYVLRQLWEKGFIEEGIYREADATEIEIVPRSQSKPHLGSAPYFVEHIRRDLIERYGEEKVYTGGLRIYTTVDLDMQMAAERAARQGLRTYDQRQGYFKPKRRLAEGDIAKHIARQHEERGGTLRPSQVYEGVVTGVDAEEERVDLQIGQVKATLAIDPRTRILGEGPEAKTVEDVFARGDVLRVQPLAEVGPENTDPVLVRFETSAEVALVAIDPTTREVRALVGGYDFSTNKYNHALQARRQTGSSFKTLVYAAALEAKVITPATIYLDSPTVYQLPGGESWSPRNSDGEWRGPISVREGLAASRNVVSVRVLDDVTLPKAIDFAKRVGVKSPVVDNYTMVMGSSEMPPIEITNTYATFAAGGQLAEPRYLRRVESARGDRDLFQTHAEPVLAPEVAYLTTSLLQSAVEGYVDSKGNRRGGTAGVLRAVGHPVAAKTGTTNDSRDAWLVGYTPDLVVGAWVGFGDNRSLGARQYGGTVAGPIFRDFLIDALEDREEPLNFEPPVTGITTALIDPISGKLARSEDEGYEEVFLVGTAPTDYAPRQEEDSGESFLFEQFQ; encoded by the coding sequence ATGGCCCGATCCCGACGCTCATCCAAACGCTCCAAATCCCGTCGCTCCGGCGGCAGCCGCCTGGCTGGCCTCTTTAAATGGATGATGATCCTCGTCATCCTCGCCGGACTGGCAGGTGTGGCCGGACTGGCCGGGATCTTCTACTACTTCGGTCGCGACCTCCCCGAGATCCTCAAGCGGGAAGACTACAACCCGCCCCAGGTCTCGCAGGTCTTTGCGGCCGATGGCGAGCTCATCGCCGAGTTCCATAAACCTGGCGAGCGCCGCACGCTTGTGCCGCTGGACCGCATCCCCCCGGTGGTTCAGAACGCGTTTATGGCCGCCGAAGACGCCGAGTTCATGACGCACTCCGGCGTCGACTACGTTGGGCTCGTGCGCGCGGTCTACTACGCGCTGCGCTACGATCAAGGCATGCGCGGGACCTCGACCATCACGCAGCAGACCATCAAAAACCTCATGCTCACGCCCGAGCGCGCCTACGAGCGCAAGATCAAAGAGATGATCCTGGCGCGCGAGCTCGAGAAGAACCTCACCAAAGAAGACATCCTCTACCTCTACCTCAACACCATCTACCTGGGGCACGGCACCCACGGTGTTGAAGAAGCCTCACAGCATTACTTCGGCAAGAGCGTCAGCGATCTCAACGTCCAGGAAGCCGCGCTGCTCGCCGGCCTGACCTCTGGCCCCGAGGCCAACACCCCCTTCCGCAACATGGAAGGCGCCATGGCCCGACGCGCCTACGTGCTTCGCCAGCTCTGGGAAAAGGGCTTTATCGAAGAGGGCATCTACCGCGAAGCCGACGCCACCGAGATCGAGATCGTGCCCCGGTCCCAATCGAAGCCCCACCTGGGCAGCGCCCCTTACTTCGTCGAGCACATCCGCCGCGATCTCATTGAGCGCTACGGCGAAGAAAAGGTCTACACCGGCGGACTGCGCATCTACACCACCGTGGATCTCGACATGCAGATGGCCGCCGAGCGCGCTGCGCGCCAGGGACTGCGCACCTACGACCAGCGTCAGGGCTATTTCAAGCCCAAACGCCGCCTGGCCGAAGGCGACATCGCCAAACACATCGCTCGCCAGCACGAAGAACGCGGCGGAACCCTGCGGCCCTCCCAGGTCTATGAAGGTGTGGTCACCGGCGTCGACGCCGAAGAAGAACGCGTCGACCTGCAAATCGGCCAGGTCAAAGCCACGCTCGCCATCGATCCCCGCACCCGCATCCTTGGTGAAGGTCCCGAAGCAAAGACGGTCGAGGACGTCTTCGCTCGCGGCGACGTGCTCCGCGTTCAGCCGCTGGCCGAGGTTGGCCCCGAAAACACCGATCCGGTGCTCGTGCGTTTTGAAACCAGCGCCGAAGTCGCGCTCGTCGCCATCGATCCGACCACCCGCGAGGTTCGCGCGTTGGTGGGTGGCTACGACTTCAGCACCAACAAATACAACCACGCGCTGCAGGCCCGCCGGCAGACCGGCTCCTCTTTTAAAACACTCGTCTACGCCGCCGCCCTGGAGGCCAAGGTCATCACCCCTGCCACCATCTACCTCGACAGCCCGACCGTCTATCAGCTGCCCGGCGGCGAGAGCTGGTCTCCGCGCAACTCCGACGGGGAGTGGCGAGGCCCGATCAGCGTGCGCGAAGGCCTGGCAGCCAGCCGCAATGTCGTCTCGGTCCGCGTCCTCGACGATGTGACGCTTCCCAAAGCAATCGACTTCGCAAAACGCGTCGGCGTCAAAAGCCCGGTAGTCGACAACTACACCATGGTCATGGGCTCCAGTGAGATGCCGCCCATCGAGATCACCAACACGTACGCCACCTTCGCCGCGGGCGGTCAACTCGCCGAGCCCCGATACCTGCGACGCGTGGAGTCGGCGCGCGGCGATCGCGATCTCTTCCAGACCCACGCCGAGCCGGTGCTCGCCCCGGAGGTCGCCTACCTGACGACCTCATTGCTCCAGAGTGCGGTTGAAGGTTACGTCGACAGCAAAGGCAACCGCCGCGGCGGCACCGCCGGCGTGCTCAGGGCGGTCGGGCATCCGGTGGCCGCCAAGACCGGCACCACCAACGACAGCCGCGACGCCTGGCTGGTCGGCTACACCCCCGATCTGGTGGTGGGTGCCTGGGTGGGTTTTGGCGACAACCGCTCGTTGGGGGCTCGCCAATACGGCGGCACCGTCGCCGGCCCGATCTTCCGCGACTTCCTCATCGATGCTCTTGAAGATCGCGAAGAACCGCTGAACTTCGAGCCCCCGGTCACCGGCATCACCACTGCGCTTATCGACCCAATCTCCGGCAAACTCGCCCGCTCCGAAGATGAAGGCTACGAAGAGGTCTTCCTGGTCGGCACCGCGCCCACCGACTATGCGCCGCGCCAGGAAGAAGACTCTGGCGAGAGCTTCCTCTTTGAGCAGTTCCAGTGA
- a CDS encoding mechanosensitive ion channel family protein, with protein MDFDFAALTDAASTWLATEGLALARNLLVFLLIVAAGVIAARIVRKAVRAAFDRSRLEPSALFTQFVVNVSSKSVMLLALIIGLGNLGIDTGALIAGLGATGLVLGFALKDTLSNFAAGMLLLLYRPFDVGHYVEINGIAGTVKDLTLVSTLLSTPDNKRITIPNSGVWGNPIINYSEAETRRVDIVAGIAYDADIDEAKAIFEDILANDEGVLQDPAPTVTMNGLGGSSVDFDLRGWVKTADYWAVRSRLLREVKYRLDAAGIGIPFPQQEVWMHQVKDQD; from the coding sequence ATGGATTTTGATTTCGCTGCATTAACCGACGCGGCCAGTACCTGGCTCGCGACGGAAGGCCTGGCGCTTGCACGCAACCTTCTTGTCTTCCTGCTGATTGTGGCCGCCGGGGTGATCGCCGCGCGCATCGTGCGCAAAGCGGTGCGTGCAGCCTTTGATCGCTCCCGGCTCGAGCCTTCGGCGCTCTTCACGCAGTTTGTGGTCAACGTCTCCAGCAAGTCTGTGATGTTGCTCGCGCTGATCATTGGTCTGGGCAACCTGGGCATCGACACCGGGGCGTTGATCGCCGGTCTGGGCGCGACGGGCCTGGTGCTGGGTTTTGCACTCAAAGATACGTTGTCGAACTTCGCCGCGGGGATGTTGCTCTTGCTCTACCGACCCTTCGATGTGGGCCACTACGTTGAGATCAACGGCATCGCCGGGACGGTTAAAGATCTGACGCTGGTGTCGACGCTGCTGAGCACGCCCGACAATAAGCGCATCACCATTCCGAACTCCGGGGTCTGGGGCAATCCCATTATCAACTACTCGGAGGCCGAAACTCGCCGCGTCGACATCGTCGCCGGCATCGCGTACGACGCCGACATCGATGAAGCGAAGGCGATCTTTGAGGACATCCTGGCGAACGATGAGGGCGTGCTTCAGGATCCGGCGCCGACCGTCACGATGAACGGGCTGGGCGGCAGCTCGGTGGACTTCGATCTTCGTGGCTGGGTGAAGACCGCGGACTACTGGGCGGTGCGCTCGCGTCTGCTTCGTGAAGTGAAGTACCGCCTGGATGCCGCCGGTATCGGCATTCCCTTCCCGCAGCAGGAAGTCTGGATGCATCAGGTCAAAGATCAAGACTGA